The nucleotide window ctcagcttcaatctgaccacaGCCTAGCTCTTTTCCTACGCTTCCTCgataaatagtgcatctttccaggtttccattgatgcagtgtgttgCTGTCAGCTCTTTCAGGTTGGTGGACGCATTCCGCGAGGATCAATCGGCGGGTGGCTTCGTCGGGTGCTCCGGATTGGGCCGAGTGACGGAGGAGggtccgctgccacttccagctgccgggggcccgggctgtcgattgggccgggccccgaagccgacaatTAATCCCGGATGGcagggctcctggctgaaacaggtccgtaagccgagtcacggttgtggaggcctccgctccagccaagcctcgggctcgatttccgaggtcggcggaggaggcctcacttccgccatctgtggatggccaccaacgagGCTTTATGGTGGTCACTCCGGGGAAGAGTCTGGGGCACATTaaggtctccgccgtcacttctatgtcgtcgtctgctccggagagttgctggtcggaatgggacgtgtctccaagcgctccagcacggtagcagaccgcggaTCTCCAGGAACCCGGTGAGCCTCGCTGGTCgagtccaggtgcggtccggagtgTAAGAACAGTTCTGGCGCCGTGGTCttcagctgggtcagtagcttcgccaaggtgttgttgatcttgctagatgtagcagattgaAGGTATAGAAGTGTTTCTCGgttataggatagtggagagggcacgtgcaaagtcgccagttaccggcgccatctttctttctttttcggTTATCCAGTTGTCGCCATGCTAGGACTAATGTTGGCAAGCATGCGTAGGGTCACGAAATGATGACACGGGCAGCTGATATTTGAACGTGCTTCTGTTTACAAAGGGTCATTTAGAAGTTAGAGTTGGGCCGTCGACCATGAGGGTGCAGTCATAAGAGAAGTTAGAAATATTAACTGCATGGGTGAGTGATGGGAGTTGCCAGGAGTGGACAATAGATTTCACTTGTTGCCTGAAGTGGAGGGCTTCAGATAGCAATTGGAGCCACTTCCACAACGTTTGCTGTTGTTCCAGGTACTTTCAGTCTTCGTTTTTTTAATTTCTCATGTATTAAATTTGGTATTCTCTCTTTCATCTAAGACACTGAATATCGTCCCTGTCATTCTCTCTGACATTATGTATTTCACCAGGTCAGCTTTCCTGCTCAAGATCATTCAATCATTGTTTGTCTAAACTCcctccgctccccccccccccgccccagcccGCATATCATATATGTCAATTCAGATAACATTgaaacataaacatagaaacctggaaaacccacagcacaatacaggcccttcggcccacaatgttgtgccgtatTTTGGTGAAAGTGCATTGATGTGAGCCAGTAACTCTGTTTCCCAAACTACATATGTTCCCTGAGCTGCTCAGAGTTGCCACTGCAGGAGGCAGAATATCCCACCGGGACCTTTCTCTGGACTTCAACGGACAGCTCCTCCTCTGTAGTTCCGTTCGCATTGAGACTCATTTCCAGTTGAACTTATATCCATTTCTAGATTAAGCACTCCGGATCAGATATATATCTATGATCAGGGTAAAGACCGGCAGATTCGAACGATGAGCCGAGTTAAAAGTGTTTTCTTGCAGTAGATATTGAGAGCTGCCACCTCTCACACTGAGGGACACCATGAAATAGCCGATATGACACCGACGTACGGTAACCTGCGACCGTATCACTATCTCCCAGCAGTTCACTCGTCAGTCAAATCGCGCAAGAACAGCAATGGTTCTCTTGTCACTAATGTTCTGCAGACCCCGACCATTTATTGTAACATGTAGACGAATGACCGAGATCTGCCAAGTTGGCTCTTTGAACCTACTCCCCCTCACGCCGCTTGGCTCCGAGCTGCCGTCTGTAGTGATCCGCTGAGACAGTCggcccatccatccagcatctgtTCTCTGGAATCATCACTGAGAACCCTCTTTCCATTGCGTGGACGAGCGGATGTGGCCCTTAACGACCGGGATACAGCCGTGGCGATCACTACTGGCCTTTCCCTCTGCGCCCTACCGGTCGGCGAATTCACTGGGTTTTTGTTTCGGTCTACTCCCGATCTCTCTCACTGTGTCTCTCGCACAGTAATAGGTGGCCGTGTCGTCCAGTATCAGGTTGTTCATTTGCAGATAAACTGTGCTGCTGTCCTTGGAAACCTCGAATCTGCCTTCGACTCCAGGAGCGTAATTTTTGTCACCGTTAGCCCATACAGCGGCCACCCATTCCGGCCCTTTCCCTGAGACCTGTTTCACCCAGTACATGTGATAGCTGCTGAGGCTGAACCCACTGACTGCACAGGTCAATTTGTGGGACTGTCCGGCTTTTACCATCTCTGACTCGGGCTGTTCCAGCCTGATATCGGACTGCACGCCTGTCAACAAAAGAAGAGCAGAAATTGATAAAAATATTCCACGAGCATAGATTCACAAAGCCTCCGAGAAACAGTCTGCCTCGGTTAGATAATAAATTGTGGAAcaggcacctggaaggcaaagcAGGAGGAGACAATAATAAGGAATGCCCCATATCTTGCTGAGCACTGAATCCGACTTCGACATTTTTGAGATCAGCGGCTTCAGTTGAGACGGGATTTATCGCGTCAGCCGAGAGCGTTGTTAAAATAGAGACGTAGACTGCTAGTAAGAGGAGGAGCCGCGGTTTGTAAAGGCTCCCACACAATGAAACCAGAGACACAGATTCTTGTCCCCGCCCCCAGCAGAACTTACAATTTTCCAAAATATACTTGTCTCTGCACAGGACACAGGTCAGGGGCAGTGACCAGATCCGGATTGACAGGGCTCAGAGACACCAGCCAGTGAACAAACGTCACCCTGTGAGACAGGAAGTGTGAGACACCAGAAAGTGGACAGCGATTCCTCTGAGAGACAGGAACTGAGAGATTCCAGTCAATGGACTGGTGCcgcccccccatcccccacccccgaCACAGCGACTAACTGACGAGTCGGTGGACAGATAAATTATGAGAGACaaagactgagagacaccagttagTGGACAGATATCGCTCTGATTGACAAGGACTGATAACACTGGACAATGGGCAGAAGTTCTCCTTTGGGACACCGTTCCAGAGACACTGGACTGTGTACGGAAATGTAAGAAACAAAAAGCTCATGGTGTATATGCGATTATCCTGTTGTCGTCATATTGGGATCAATGCTGGCAAGTACGCGTCGGGTCACGAAAGGATGACACCGGAAGCTGATAGTTGAATATGCTCATGTTGACAAAGGGTCATTTAGAAGTTAGAATTTGGGCCATCGAACATGACTGTAATATCATATGTGAAGCCAAGATATTAGCTGCATGGCTGAGTGGATCTGGAGTTTCCAAGAGTGGAGAATAGATTTCACCTGTTGCCTGAGATGGAGGTCTTTAATTTCATGGAGAGTTTGAATAAGCTGGATGTATTTTCGCCGGAAGGCTAACTCTAACATTggtgaagtttataaaattgtgagcAGTACAGAGGCAGCCAGAGTCCGTTTCCCAGGGCACACAAGGTTACAACCAGACGGCACAAGTTTCAGGTGAGAGGGTTAGAAAGTAAAGAATATCTTTGCGATATTATCCCATACACGGTGATGTGGTTATTTCGAAAGAATTTCCAGGTAAGGTGGGGCAGCTGATTGCATACGTTGTTTTAAAGACAGCTATGAAACTGAATGAATAGGAACGGCAGAAATGTGATGGGTGACAAACCTGCACATGAAATGATGGTATATAGGCATCTCGGGAGGCCGCAAAATCCATTTCCTGTCCTATAACATATTCTGATTCTCTTCCACCGCATCCTGTACACGCTAAAATATTGCAACCTGAGGTATTATGTTACTTGCCCCTCTGTCAGTActtttaaagtggaaataatTGTGGACATCCTGGCCTACCCTGACATATCTTTCTTCTCTGTATTTTTCACTTTGGTAGATAATATTATTTAAGTTAATTTGTTCGTGCATTTCCTCTCCATCTGTTATTGTATGATCACTTTGTACGGTCTACTTCTACGGTGGACGGTGTTTATCCCTTCTCCGCCCAACCATTTGCTTCACAATGTTTCCTCTTTCTCGGTCCAACTTCTGATGGAGGGACTTTGAATTAAAATATTAACTCACGTTTCTCTCTTGCGGTGGATACGATCTGACCTCGTGAGCATTTCcagatttatttttgaaattccaacgtctgtttttttttcaaatttgttATGACAAAAATGTGTTTCCGGTGGCGGGTAATGACTCAAGCATTAAATTCCACAGACAGCCCCTCTTGAGATTATTAATATAAGACTGTAACACTCagtacatagaatatagaactgtATAGGCAATGCCCGTTTAGCTCGCCCCTGCCTGTGGCAATCATGATGCTCTTTTTAAGCAGCATGTCCGCCTACAGCCTGCATGATGCATTGCCTGTGAAATTGTCTCTTAGATGTTGCATTCATATCCGCTTCCGTAAGTTCTACTGAATTTCCAGGTACTTGCAGTCTTCGTATTTTTAAAAAACGTCTCGTGTATCCTCTTTGGAATCATCCCTTTCATCTTAAATCAATGTGTCCGAAGATTTCACGGTTCCCACCCTGGCATAAATGTACTGATTATCTTCCCTGTCATGCTCTGATATTATGTATTTCACCAGGTGCTCAACGGGCTTTAATGTTCAATATAATACAATCCTAGTTTGTCTAAACTCACCTACATACCATACAAGCCAATCCAGTTAACACACAAGTGACCCACTTCTGTGCCATGTCCAAAACCTCACACCTTCCTAAAATGTGACGTCGACTACTGCTCGCAATACTTAAATGCGGCCGAGCAAAAAATGTACATGGCGGCAATTTTATTTGCTAACATTTATACTCATTGACACGAACGATTACGGGATATGTACTGTAGCTTCACTTAGCACACTCCTTCCAGAGGCGCAATGCCGtgcagggtttggaggcttgggtGCCTTAATGACCCTGACGGCCTAGTGCTTTGGCGCTTCGTAGGATCTCTTATGCCTCAGAGATCAATCCGCAGAGGCTGCACTGAGAGCGATAGACCGGTCCTGTAGGTCCGTGGGCTGGTTTTCAGCTCAGTGCCAACAGCCATGACAAGAGAAAAAAGACGAAGTGCTCCTCATATGAAGTGACACACTGAAGAAACACTTAGCAATGTAAT belongs to Mobula hypostoma chromosome 10, sMobHyp1.1, whole genome shotgun sequence and includes:
- the LOC134352429 gene encoding immunoglobulin gamma-1 heavy chain-like, which gives rise to MSKSDSVLSKIWGIPYYCLLLLCLPGVQSDIRLEQPESEMVKAGQSHKLTCAVSGFSLSSYHMYWVKQVSGKGPEWVAAVWANGDKNYAPGVEGRFEVSKDSSTVYLQMNNLILDDTATYYCARDTVREIGSRPKQKPSEFADRRQSDIVLTRSVSAVAKTGQTHRLTCAVSGFASAAMTWPVIVKLVSGKGLEWVAVVWDKGIKKHAPGVQDRFQVYKDSSTVYLQMNNLRLEDTATYYCARDTVKTPTRDRE